From the genome of Lineus longissimus chromosome 8, tnLinLong1.2, whole genome shotgun sequence, one region includes:
- the LOC135492746 gene encoding uncharacterized protein LOC135492746 yields the protein MTNIQDLLDEEYKEFADVVLIESPFILVTPHQHGIQFVRAAFTPDKLIIAVTSEKEEDAGGEEDEDELELMKLLPLPFIQISVLDKKCKRIEVQLCNNEIIYLEFRDGGSQALWKEWERKIKILNGKSQGEESPFKIDPKLQAIAESAGKSPRTKRVKKKKGERKKKYRKKSRHKEKNMDDLNQSDEGNNSDMESNAGVAASKSTRRRRKLGRGAPVRLLNVTPGAESHRSDLVGDNNIWDRDQKVDNAAREASRARWRKLAIQTRFVFHRSRKVSFGVSELFAKAWTPKEKGFQSGIHRAVSISGVRSRTLLDEGDQQSDLSFEERQLQRTSSLPQVFEGEATFLESPPSSQASLVKDGYKVDDKVSFNRFRRSASTDQGKFRRPSFMPPYDPDRDRLIQESSNESISKVFNDVRRESQFPSSNQDDSLTSSQTKTRKSILHRLLSPSKDKLFSKKKNSYHLQPPPLKNLASGGNDDHMPADDTGMVSAKIDFEICSPMSSKGHMDEEVFRRNMILFVVSLNAMTVARELTLIVKKLFFNIPSSELTDCLWTKKDKYQRAPNIMTMIDFFERIANLVATQILNGHTVQERAKLCRKFISIAEKCHQIQNFNSLRSILGGLQITPIYRLEATWGYIMSKYPKKYKSFQDLSDLMSHEENFAKYRSALDNAMDNPPCMPFIGVFLQTVLALDTAKDVTGLKKKKSDSRKSSKVSTPAVTLQYSEEHVKESPGSQRRASIIGAAKDMKEKVIHLYHKVRHDEHDDNITSVMEEDEGNQSDQNNNAGHSQGNQDSVSKRSSSGQRHRKLTLFDCSDDDLSDDGHQKPAFLQMKPKDMLFHYQIAALPYNFPSDPSVRDFLLHADYFPDEENYKISLQREPIKPK from the exons ATGACAAATATTCAAGATCTCCTTGACGAAGAATACAAAGAATTTGCCGACGTCGTCCTCATTGAGAGTCCATTCATTCTCGTTACGCCACATCAGCATGGCATACAGTTCGTCAGAGCAGCGTTCACGCCCGACAAGTTGATCATTGCTGTAACAAGCGAGAAGGAAGAGGATGCTGGGGGTGAGGAAGATGAGGATGAACTTGAGTTGATGAAGCTGTTACCTCTGCCATTCATACAGATATCAGTATTGGACAAGAAGTGCAAGCGAATTGAG gttcagcTGTGTAACAATGAGATTATTTACCTGGAGTTCCGTGACGGAGGCTCACAGGCATTGTGGAAGGAGTGGGAGAGAAAGATAAAGATTCTCAACGGTAAATCTCAGGGCGAAGAGAGCCCGTTTAAAATCGACCCGAAACTTCAGGCGATTGCAGAAAGTGCGGGTAAATCTCCAAGGACTAAAAGGGTTAAGAAAAAGAAAGgtgaaaggaaaaaaaaatatAGGAAAAAATCCCGACACAAGGAGAAAAACATGGACGATTTGAATCAGTCTGACGAGGGGAATAATTCTGATATGGAGTCAAATGCTGGTGTTGCTGCTTCAAAGAGTACAAGGAGACGTCGGAAATTAGGAAGGGGGGCTCCAGTGAGGTTACTCAATGTGACTCCTGGAGCGGAATCTCATAGGAGTGATCTAGTCGGGGATAACAATATCTGGGATAGAGACCAAAAAGTCGATAATGCTGCCCGGGAAGCATCGAGAGCAAGGTGGAGAAAACTTGCCATACAAACGCGCTTCGTTTTTCACAGATCACGAAAAGTATCCTTTGGTGTTTCTGAACTGTTTGCAAAGGCGTGGACCCCTAAAGAAAAAGGTTTCCAAAGTGGTATTCATAGGGCTGTTTCAATATCTGGAGTAAGATCAAGGACCTTGCTCGACGAAGGGGACCAGCAAAGCGACCTCTCATTCGAGGAAAGGCAGTTACAGAGGACGTCATCGCTACCTCAGGTGTTCGAAGGAGAAGCTACGTTTCTGGAGAGTCCACCATCTAGTCAAGCCAGCTTGGTGAAGGACGGTTACAAG GTGGATGACAAAGTTTCGTTCAACCGTTTTAGGAGATCTGCTTCCACTGATCAAGGAAAGTTCAG ACGTCCAAGTTTTATGCCTCCCTACGACCCTGACCGTGACCGGCTTATTCAAGAATCCTCCAACGAGAGTATATCCAAAGTGTTTAATGATGTGAGACGAGAGTCTCAGTTCCCTTCTTCCAACCAGGACGACTCCTTAACTTCAA GTCAAACAAAGACGCGCAAGAGTATATTACACCGTCTGTTATCACCAAGTAAAGATAAACTCTTCTCGAAGAAGAAAAATAGTTATCACCTTCAACCGCCGCCGCTTAAAAACTTGGCGAGTGGTGGCAATGATGACCATATGCCAGCAGACGACACAGGCATGGTTTCAGCCAAGATTGATTTTGAGATCTGTTCACCTATGTCTTCAAAAGG GCATATGGATGAGGAAGTTTTCAGGAGGAATATGATCTTGTTTGTGGTGTCCTTGAATGCTATGACAGTGGCTAGAGAACTGACCTTGATTGTCAAGAAGTTATTCTTCAACATTCCTAGTTCAGAGCTGACCGACTGCCTCTGGACGAAGAAGGATAAG TACCAAAGGGCTCCAAAtatcatgacgatgatagaCTTTTTTGAGAGGATAGCCAATCTCGTAGCAACACAGATCTTGAACGGTCACACGGTGCAGGAGAGAGCGAAACTGTGCAGGAAATTTATATCG ATTGCCGAGAAGTGTCACCAGATTCAGAACTTCAACTCACTTCGCTCAATTCTTGGTGGACTTCAAATCACACCGATCTATCGTCTCGAGGCAACGTGGGGTTACATCATGTCCAAGTATCCAAAGAAATACAA GTCATTCCAGGACCTTTCTGACCTGATGAGCCATGAAGAAAACTTTGCCAAATACCGCAGTGCATTAGACAATGCCATGGATAATCCGCCGTGCATGCCTTTTATTGGTGTCTTCTTACAAACTGTCCTTGCGTTAGATACCGCAAAGGATGTAACGggattaaaaaagaaaaaaagtgacTCGAGAAAATCTTCGAAAGTTTCTACTCCAGCTGTCACGTTACAATATTCTGAGGAGCATGTCAAGGAGAGTCCAGGTTCTCAACGGCGCGCGTCCATCATCGGTGCAGCTAAGGACATGAAGGAGAAAGTAATACATTTGTATCACAAGGTGCGGcacgatgaacatgatgataatATCACATCAGTTATGGAAGAAGACGAAGGGAACCAATCGGATCAGAACAATAATGCTGGTCACTCTCAGGGGAATCAGGATTCAGTGAGCAAACGCAGCAGTAGTGGACAGCGTCATCGCAAGTTAACTTTATTTGACTGCAGCGATGACGATCTGTCAGACGACGGCCATCAAAAGCCGGCGTTTCTACAGATGAAACCTAAAGATATGCTCTTCCACTACCAGATCGCTGCTCTTCCATATAACTTCCCCAGTGATCCAAGTGTGAGGGATTTCCTCTTGCATGCCGATTACTTTCCTGACGAGGAAAACTACAAAATCTCGTTACAGAGAGAACCAATCAAGCCAAAGTAA
- the LOC135492492 gene encoding zinc finger protein 62 homolog, whose product MSDDTSSQSSGDISEERNDSPGHSSCHEKTLLSKDSPLEAQMEIKKELVADDSTSEADERGEPLFVLKSLNCPICKLECGGQSDWDEHIAKHGLPLRCFYCQDVFPDVMKLGEHRGKCPNGKEKLRGCSTCGKTLANLETLLTHEYLVHQPSSEQRTIPREKHAPRESRQQTMYTCSVCYEKHEGFESMQNHLSKHLESLGSSGKELECQICSVVFVSRAALSTHISSPRHREKVMRIKNLFKCSHCGTVFPSRDGYAMHMLDIAREESENDLARKTIGHSTTTNPLGPHAAVGVTGPDPVESNAKAVEKSVGVTNSDKVKVPPVVIKQEPIDPDDEPSENAESGDGGSSTQEVLGKEVKRGLNNNMLQNLMNDGYKCGLCGKRLEDQDSFAMHMMYHARTMEEQSQKQRIMSGKVPSLRQVKLEPGEGSEPGEDESYAQAVGIVCPHCMVTFVTRDALAMHTMEEHADKAYSQKSSLNRLLRVGLHGSSLNVPQTSISYPCQVCGRSFKDQDTLAMHMLMHSQSELLLLAHKPSSTINLSELSRSPKSTHSGTSQSDDWQKSILNALYKDLPGIQSGRSKTSQLEVDVGQSECASTRSCGSNSDTCHILSSNTEANGHGRQRSCSIDTLNSENQIAEEFYTGQYDRNAITYDKEGQKWNCSVCGVEFRSLISVTRHLGHVSHKLEMEKRLREVMMTGKPAWQTTDSYRQMGMTGVLCQRCGKRFLNRTELGVHTALLCRGGGHPRFGEHLLNGEDSLGGEAIDIQITRPRSTQSCHERSEGRVGLVRKRRCSEDLERLNKLQRKQLPSRHTSEEPATLLAENGKAYISNLAWNLNNSGPGRKFNRPASIDSSVSDRQGPALTVLPSGVSEADSNVDSDGNTEIMDFILKQKELFMCKFCKIVFTDKTVYYLHMGLHNLNNPWQCNLCGKPCLDVHEFSSHVIHF is encoded by the coding sequence ATGTCTGATGACACTTCGAGCCAATCGTCTGGTGATATTTCCGAGGAGAGAAATGACTCTCCAGGTCACTCTTCTTGTCATGAAAAGACTCTCCTCTCGAAAGATTCTCCTCTCGAAGCGCAAATGGAGATAAAGAAGGAATTAGTAGCAGACGACAGCACATCGGAAGCAGATGAGAGAGGGGAACCTTTGtttgttttaaaaagtttaaACTGTCCAATATGTAAATTAGAATGCGGAGGGCAGAGTGACTGGGATGAACATATAGCAAAACATGGACTCCCACTTAGGTGCTTTTATTGTCAAGATGTGTTCCCAGATGTGATGAAACTGGGTGAGCATCGTGGCAAGTGTCCAAATGGGAAGGAGAAGCTCAGAGGCTGTAGTACTTGTGGTAAGACATTAGCAAACTTGGAGACACTTTTAACGCACGAGTACTTGGTACACCAGCCAAGTTCAGAACAACGTACGATTCCACGGGAAAAACATGCTCCTCGGGAGTCGCGTCAGCAAACAATGTACACTTGTTCCGTCTGTTACGAGAAACACGAAGGATTTGAATCCATGCAGAACCACTTGAGTAAACATTTGGAAAGTTTAGGATCCAGTGGCAAGGAATTGGAGTGCCAGATCTGTTCAGTTGTGTTTGTCAGTAGAGCTGCTCTAAGCACCCACATCAGCTCACCAAGACATCGTGAGAAGGTCATGCGAATTAAGAATCTCTTCAAGTGTAGCCACTGTGGGACAGTGTTCCCAAGTCGTGATGGATATGCCATGCATATGTTGGACATCGCCAGAGAAGAAAGTGAGAACGACTTAGCTAGAAAAACAATTGGGCATTCCACTACGACGAATCCCTTGGGGCCACATGCGGCTGTTGGTGTTACAGGACCGGATCCAGTGGAGAGCAATGCTAAAGCAGTTGAGAAAAGTGTTGGAGTAACAAACAGTGATAAAGTAAAGGTGCCACCCGTCGTTATTAAACAAGAACCAATCGACCCGGATGATGAACCAAGTGAAAATGCAGAGTCCGGTGACGGAGGATCATCTACGCAAGAGGTGCTTGGCAAAGAGGTGAAAAGAGGCTTGAACAATAACATGTTACAGAATCTGATGAATGATGGATATAAATGTGGTTTGTGTGGGAAGAGACTCGAAGACCAAGATTCCTTCGCCATGCACATGATGTACCATGCTCGGACAATGGAAGAGCAGTCGCAGAAGCAGAGAATCATGTCGGGGAAGGTTCCGTCACTGCGGCAAGTGAAACTAGAACCCGGTGAAGGTTCAGAGCCTGGTGAGGATGAGTCTTATGCTCAAGCAGTAGGGATTGTCTGCCCACACTGCATGGTCACATTCGTGACCAGGGATGCTCTAGCCATGCACACGATGGAAGAACATGCTGACAAAGCATACAGCCAGAAATCAAGCTTGAATCGTCTGCTTCGGGTGGGGTTGCATGGGTCATCTCTCAATGTTCCGCAGACATCGATATCCTACCCATGCCAAGTGTGTGGACGCTCCTTCAAGGATCAGGACACCCTGGCCATGCACATGCTGATGCATTCACAGTCAGAGTTACTTCTTTTGGCCCATAAGCCATCATCTACAATTAACCTGAGCGAGCTGAGTAGGAGTCCAAAGTCGACCCACAGTGGAACATCACAGTCCGATGACTGGCAAAAGAGTATTTTGAATGCTCTTTATAAAGACTTACCTGGGATTCAATCTGGAAGATCGAAAACCAGTCAGTTGGAAGTGGATGTTGGCCAATCTGAATGCGCATCAACCAGATCGTGCGGGTCAAATTCAGATACTTGTCATATCCTCTCATCCAATACGGAGGCGAATGGACATGGTAGACAACGAAGCTGTAGTATAGATACTTTGAACTCCGAAAATCAAATCGCTGAAGAATTCTACACTGGCCAGTATGACAGAAATGCCATTACTTATGACAAGGAGGGTCAGAAATGGAATTGCTCTGTGTGTGGTGTGGAATTCCGAAGTCTCATTTCCGTCACACGTCATCTTGGTCATGTGTCACACAAGCTCGAGATGGAGAAGAGACTACGTGAAGTCATGATGACAGGGAAACCTGCGTGGCAGACGACTGATTCATACAGGCAGATGGGCATGACTGGTGTCCTTTGCCAAAGGTGTGGGAAGAGGTTCTTGAATCGAACAGAATTGGGTGTCCACACGGCATTACTGTGTCGGGGAGGTGGTCATCCTCGATTTGGTGAACACCTCCTGAATGGGGAAGACTCGCTCGGGGGAGAGGCAATAGACATTCAGATCACTCGACCTCGTTCAACGCAGAGCTGCCATGAACGTTCAGAAGGAAGAGTTGGACTTGTACGGAAGCGCCGGTGCTCTGAAGACTTGGAACGACTGAATAAACTGCAACGAAAGCAGTTGCCATCAAGGCATACTTCTGAGGAACCAGCAACCCTGTTGGCTGAGAACGGAAAAGCTTACATTTCTAACCTTGCATGGAATTTGAATAACTCCGGACCAGGGAGAAAGTTTAACCGCCCTGCGTCCATTGAcagcagtgtcagtgacaggcAAGGGCCAGCCCTTACGGTACTTCCCTCAGGAGTGTCAGAGGCGGATTCGAACGTGGACAGTGACGGTAACACCGAGATAATGGATTTCATTCTGAAGCAGAAGGAATTGTTCATGTGCAAGTTTTGTAAGATAGTTTTTACAGATAAGACAGTGTATTACTTGCATATGGGTTTGCACAACTTGAACAACCCTTGGCAGTGTAATCTTTGTGGTAAGCCCTGTTTGGATGTTCATGAATTCTCATCACATGTTATACACTTTTAA